GTCACGGTTAAGCTATTTGCTAGCGGGTCATTGACTGGCACAAGCGGATTTAATCGGTGATTGGTTGAAATATAGCTCATTACAATAAAGTTACCGATTAACAACGGTAGTAAAAAGGCAAAGAACCACTTCTCAAAACCGATAACCGCTAGTAGTGTAAACCATGTTACCCATGGAATAATAAATTGCCCGATGACGATTTTACGATTCTTTGGCTTAAAGTCTTTCAGAAAATGAAAAAGCATTTTAGTTGAATGGAGCGTAAACGTCACCGCTAAGCCAACAAACGAAAAGAATGCTCGAATTGGAAACGGAATTTTATACACCCATCGTAGAAAACCACTCTTCATTAACCGCTCTAATGTCGGCCAGGCATCTGGGTCTAACTCTTCATCTTGCGTATGCACATGGTGATTTACATTATGCCATTTTCTCCACAACTTCGGCCCTGTACATAATGGCCAAAACGCAATGGCACCTAAGATGTCACGAACCCACGGTTTACGCACAACCGTACCATGTAAAATCTCATGACCTAAAAAACCTAAAGCAGCGAAACTAAAGCCTAAAACAATTGAAATCAAGAGAGACCATATTGGATGGAGATCGAACAATCCAATTGTGAGGAAACCAGCGATGGTGATGAGAATATAAGCGAGACCACCAAACAGTCGTGAGGGGACGGGCTTAAACACATCTTTCGGTAAATGTGGGGTAATTTGCTTTGCATACCACCCGAACGATTGATATTTTTCCATTAAATTGCTCCTTTCAAATAAGCCCATTATCTATATTAAGCGAATAACGATACGTTCATTAGCCTATACAAATATGGGGAGTTACCAAAAAACATCGAATCAACTTTCATAAACAAATTAATATTCTGAAAACAAAAACTCCTCTTTTTAATCTTCTTCTCCATCCTAACAGTAATTCAAGCTACCTGTCAATTGTTTTAGTACCAAGTATTAAAATTAGGTGTTAAAGATTCGTCCCCTCACTTCCTCCCTTAGTTATACCCATATTTATCCTTCTAAATCATTTTCATTTGATGCAAAAAAAATCAATTTTAGTGAAAAGCTAAATCGTAAATGTTATTAAATTGGAAAGGGGAATATCGCGTGAACCTACAATCAGGAAAGCTTTATTGGGAAACAACCTTTCCTCATCCACCTACGTATCCAAAGCTTGAAGAAAATATTCAATGCGATGTGTTAATCATCGGATCAGGTATTTCTGGTGCACAATGTGCGTATCATTTAGCGGATACAGATTTAAAAGTCGTTGTGGTGGATAAGCGTAAATCTGGAAAAGGAAGTACCAGTACGAATACAGCTCTCATACAGTATTTAGGCGAAAAAATGTTAAGCGAGTTATCAAACTCTTTCGGAGAAGAAAATGCCGTTAGACATTTTAAACTATGCGAAAAAGCCATTAAGGAGCTTGAACAGGCTTCGTCCATCTTACCAATTGATTCAGATTTCATTCGTCGAGATAGCTTATATTATGCAAGTGAAGCCGATCATGTAAAAACACTTGAAAAAGAATACGAATTACTAAAAAAGCATGGATTCGACGTTGAATATTGGACAGAAGATACGATTAAAGAGCATTATCCTTTTCAAAAGTCGGCTGCGATATTATTTAAAAATGACGCTGAACTAAACCCGATTAAATTGACGTATGGTATGCTCGAGTATGCGAAAATGAAAGGCGTTCAAGTATTTGAAGATACTGAAGTGAGCGGGAAGAAAGTTGATCAAGATGGCGTAACGGTTTTTACAAAAAAACAACATCAAATCAAAGCTAAACATGTCATCATTGCCGCAGGATACGAAACATTAGAGATTAAAAAAGAAAAGAACGCCTTTTATGGAAGCTCTTACGCTGCCATTACCAACCGAGTTGATGACTTATCAGAATGGCACAACCGCACACTTATCTGGGAATCGGCACGACCCTATGTATATATGCGAACAACTGCTGATAACCGCATCATTATTGGCGGTTTAGATGATACGACCCATTTTTCTGAAGATCGAGACGCCAAAATTATAGCGAAAAAGAATAAGCTCATTGAAGAGTTCAATAAACTTTTCCCAAACATTCACGTAAAAGCCGAATACTACTTAGGAGCGTTCTACGGAACAACCCATGATGGCCTCCCGATTATCGGAATGTATGAAGATGAACCTAATTGCTACTATTTTTATGGATACGGAGATAATGGATCTGTATATAGCATGGTCCTATCCAAAATCATCAAGCAGATGATTACGAAAGAAACGAACGAGAACGTCGACTTATACTTACAAACGCGACCAGTGGTACATTAACCTAAGAAAAGCGCAAAGCGCAAGTCCTTAGGCGAAGGGCGCTGGAGGACCTGCGAGGAGGCTTCCGTCGCCACAGCAGGGCCGAAGCGACCCGAACTGATGGCGCTTGGAGCTAGACACCAAAATAAACTGTAAAGAGAATACTTTAACACTTTATTGCACTTAAACTTTCTGTAACAATAAAAAAATACCAAGCTGACCTAAGAAAAGTCGGCTTAGTATTTTCATTTCGTTAACCGCTAAAGTCCATCTCTTGATTGTAAGTCGCTTTATCACCTTTTTTAAATTTTAATACGATTAATACAAGAAATAAAACAATCCCTATGATGTTTAAGATGACGTTTGGAACAATTAATAAAAGGGCTCCTACTAAGCATACTAACCTCATGACTACGCCTAAGTTCTTGCCAAAGTAACCTTCGATCGCAACGGATAACATAAAAATTCCTACAGTCGAAGCTATCAAAATGAATGTAACATCAATAATGGAAACATCAATCAGTAAAATTTGTTGTGAAAATACAAACATGAATGGAACAATAAATCCTGCTATAGCTAACTTCATTGCTTGGAAGCCTGTTTTGTTCGGGTCCCCACCACTTATACCAGCACCCGCGAAAGCAGCCAATGCAACAGGAGGTGTAATGTTTGCAAAGATCCCAAAGTAGAACACAAACATATGCGCCACAAATAATGCTGTTTCAGGCGTACCTGCAAGCTCGCGAAACAATGGAAGTTGAAGTAAGATAGGTGCTGCCATCGTGCTTGTTATGATATAAGTTGGAATACTTGGTAATCCCATTCCTAAAATGATGGAAGTCACCATGGTTAAAGCAAGAGTTATGATTAACTGAGCAAGCGGATTTTGGACCATGTCGCCAATTCCGACAATACTGTTGGCAATCTCTAAAGCAACCCCAGTAAGAGAGGCGATTCCTACTACGATTCCAACAGCTCCACATGCTATGGCCACAGGAATGCTTGTTTTGGTTCCCTCTTCTAAAGCTGAGATACAATCTTGGATATGGAGCTCTTCTCCTCCCATGTTCTTTCCTTTTCTAAAAACATTAATTGCCAGAGGAATCGATACGATTAGAAATAACTCTAACCAATTATCATTCAGTATTGAATCGAATAGCAGCGGTTGAAAAATAATGTACATACCTAATAAAGAAGAAATCATTAAGACGCGCCTTGATCCTGAAATGATCATGGTTGCTAAAATGGACCAAAAAGCAGCATAAAAAGGCGTTTTACCTGTAAATAACAGATAAAGTAAAATAATCATCGGTACCACAAGATGTCCCCGCTCTTTCAATACATCTTTTACATTCGGTAATTCACTCTTCGGTATTCCTTGTAATCCCTTTTTAGACGCCCTTAAATGAACTTGAAATAATATACCTAAATAAAATAGTAAAGCAGGAATGATTCCAGCTAAAATAATTTTGGAATACGGCACATTTAAATTTTCTGCCATAATAAATGCCGCTGCTCCCATAATTGGCGGCAATATTTGTCCACCAACACTAGCCGCTGACTCTACTGCGCCTGCAAATTCTTTTTTATACCCAATTTTTTTCATTAAAGGAATGGTAAATGTTCCAGTTGTTACAACATTCGCCACGGCTGATCCGTTAATGGACCCAAGAAAGCCACTTGCAATGACAGCAACTTTCGCTGGCCCCCCTTTTGTATGACCAGCAACAGCAAGTGCTAAATCGTTAAACAACTTCCCCATTCCTGACCTGCTTAAAAAAGCGCCAAAAAGAATAAATAAGATGATATAACTTGCTGAAACACCTACAGCAGTACCTAAAATCCCTTCTGTAATATAAACAAGTTGTACAGTGATTTGTTTAAATACTTTTAGAAATATGGTTGAAGATAGGTCGGGATAAATGGAAAGTTTAACAAAAAGGCCGTAAATTAAAAAGCCCAGCCCTAACAGTGTAAGTCCCCAACCGGTAACTCTTCTTGTTAAATCAAGGATTAAAAGAAGAATGACAATCCCGACGATAAAATCCATTGTGTTAATTTGTCCGCCACTATTGATAATTCGTTCTGAGCTTGTTAAAAGATAAATGCCACAAATGATCGTTAGGAGACAAGAAAGATAGTCTAAAAACGAGATATTTGCCTTCTTTTTTGAGAAAAAAGGGTATAGCAAAAAGCCAATGGCCATAAGTCCGAATAAGTGGATACTTCTTTGCTTTATGTCAACTAAAGGTCCAGCGTACGAAGTGTAAAGGTGAAAAGAAGCGATTCCTACTGTCACGATTAAAATAAACAAGCGCACCAACTTAGGAAATTCGCTTCTAACATTACTTTCTCGATCAAGTTCTTCCACAGCTTTTGACTTCTTCAATACCTTTCACCTCTCTTAAATGATTAAAATATTGATATAACATCTTATAGATGGCAACATGTTTTACTTCTAGTTGATAAGATTCCTGTGGTAAAAGGAAAAAATCACATTGTTTAATCGTCATGACATGCTGAGTCTCTTTTCCTGTACGGAAATGGATGACTTTTCCCATTGACACATACATGTCTTCTAAGAGAACCCACCCATCTTGAACGAGCATCTCTTTCTCTGTTTGATCAGGGACACCCGCTCCGAACGTTTTAAATCGTGTAGATTTAAGAACAAGCTCGTCTTCTGTGACAGAATAGGTTTCTTCCCATTCCTCTTTTTCAACAGAATGAAGCCACTTCATTGAAACTTCATGTTGCGTAATTGTTGGCTTGTAAAGGAGTACACCGTTGCTATTCGAAAGAATAAGGACGTTTTGAGGGAGAAAGCCCATTAAAAAGACTAAAATCCCTCCAAGTAGCTTAAAGGAGTTGCCCAAAAAGTACAGCTCCTTTCTCCATAAATGAGGTTAATTTCTTTTCGGTGGCGGACGCTTTCTGCGCCGGGCCTGTCTAGTTACGGTTCCCCAACTCGCAAACTCGTCTGTGCTATTCCTGTTGGACCGCAACCTTTTCTTCAATCAACCTTTTTTCCTATGATTAGACTAAAAAAAGCACAAAAAATAGCAAAAACCAAAAGCAAGTGAGGCTGTCCAAAAAGTACAGCCCTTTCTTTATGGTAAATTAAATTCGGTTAATCTCTCATCCGGTAGCGGACGCTTTCCGGACTTGCACAGGACGTGGCTGTTTTTAGCAAAGGTTCATTTAATTAAAGCCTCCTCGCCTCGCCATCTCGTCTGTAGGGTCTGCGGCTCGTGCTGTTCCCACAAGAGTCGAAGACCCCTTTCTTTTGATCAAAACTAATTGGAGAAATGGGAGTCCTGACTCCATTTAAGGGGACCCATCAGCCAGCCCCGCTTGTTTCAGTTTAAAAACTTATCCTATTCTAATAAGCCGTTTTCTTTATAATATTTTTCCGCCCCTTGATGTAAAGGTGCAATCAAGTCTTTCGCAATATCTTCTCGACTAATATCTTTTAAGGAGGCTACTGCAACCGCATCAGACCCTAAGTATTCATAAAACTTCTTCGTTAATTCATAAGCCACTTCTTCATCTAAATCTTTGGATGCAATAAGCATATTTTGGATTCCAACTGTCTCCACTTTTTGATCTAAGTCATATTTCGATTCATCGCCTTCTTCAATAACAAAAGGTTTATAAAATGGATATTTCTCCATCAATTTATCCGCTACTTCTCCCTTTATCTCGACAAATGTTACATCATTTTGCAACATTAAGTCCGTTACGTTACTATTCGGCACACCTGAAGTAAAGAAAGCGGCATCCAGTGTTCCATTTTTCATCTCTTGAACAGAATCAGCATATCCTGTATGAGTGACCTTTCCTAAATCTTCATACGTTAGACCTGCAGCTTCGAGAACTTTCTGTGCACTTTGCTCAACCCCAGAACCGACTTTTCCAACACCTACACGCTTCCCTTTTAAATCTTCTATACTATTAATTCCGCTATCTGATAACGCTACAATTTGTACTACGTTTTGATACATTCCTGCCAACGCTTGAACCTGAATCTCATTTCCGTTAAATTGTCCCTCACCATTAATAGCATCATAAGCTACATCACTCATGACAATAGCCACCTGATTAAGGCCATCTTCTATGTTCTGTATGTTTGCAACAGAAGCACCAGTTGATTCAACCGTGACATTATCAATAAGATCGCTTTCTTCAAAAATCGGCTTTAGAGATCCACCAATTGCGTAATAAGCACCTGAGGTGCCACCTGTTCCAAAAACGATTGAACTGCCTTTAGAAGCACCTGTATCATTTGTAGAAGCACTTTCGTTTCCGCAAGCACTCATCACAACCATAAGTAAAGTTAAAAGAAGATAAAATATCGATTTTCCTTTCATTCTCTAATCCCCCCTGTTGTTGTTTACTTGTAATGTTAGCGGTTTCACTAACTATTTTGAATATTTTGACCATAATGTATTTTTTGGTCTTTTAGTTCTCATCGATAAAAAAATGTACAAAAAAAGCCTTCCCTTCAGCGGAAAG
This genomic window from Bacillus kexueae contains:
- a CDS encoding TRAP transporter permease; translation: MKKSKAVEELDRESNVRSEFPKLVRLFILIVTVGIASFHLYTSYAGPLVDIKQRSIHLFGLMAIGFLLYPFFSKKKANISFLDYLSCLLTIICGIYLLTSSERIINSGGQINTMDFIVGIVILLLILDLTRRVTGWGLTLLGLGFLIYGLFVKLSIYPDLSSTIFLKVFKQITVQLVYITEGILGTAVGVSASYIILFILFGAFLSRSGMGKLFNDLALAVAGHTKGGPAKVAVIASGFLGSINGSAVANVVTTGTFTIPLMKKIGYKKEFAGAVESAASVGGQILPPIMGAAAFIMAENLNVPYSKIILAGIIPALLFYLGILFQVHLRASKKGLQGIPKSELPNVKDVLKERGHLVVPMIILLYLLFTGKTPFYAAFWSILATMIISGSRRVLMISSLLGMYIIFQPLLFDSILNDNWLELFLIVSIPLAINVFRKGKNMGGEELHIQDCISALEEGTKTSIPVAIACGAVGIVVGIASLTGVALEIANSIVGIGDMVQNPLAQLIITLALTMVTSIILGMGLPSIPTYIITSTMAAPILLQLPLFRELAGTPETALFVAHMFVFYFGIFANITPPVALAAFAGAGISGGDPNKTGFQAMKLAIAGFIVPFMFVFSQQILLIDVSIIDVTFILIASTVGIFMLSVAIEGYFGKNLGVVMRLVCLVGALLLIVPNVILNIIGIVLFLVLIVLKFKKGDKATYNQEMDFSG
- a CDS encoding fatty acid desaturase family protein, with product MEKYQSFGWYAKQITPHLPKDVFKPVPSRLFGGLAYILITIAGFLTIGLFDLHPIWSLLISIVLGFSFAALGFLGHEILHGTVVRKPWVRDILGAIAFWPLCTGPKLWRKWHNVNHHVHTQDEELDPDAWPTLERLMKSGFLRWVYKIPFPIRAFFSFVGLAVTFTLHSTKMLFHFLKDFKPKNRKIVIGQFIIPWVTWFTLLAVIGFEKWFFAFLLPLLIGNFIVMSYISTNHRLNPLVPVNDPLANSLTVTVPKWVDVLHFNFSYHTEHHLFPSMSPKHYPLVKKHIKEMWPERYHEMPMSKALVALWKTPRVYYQQQELIEPRAQHVYGSLGNGLDPSNIEFKKIEIEKGQTLTETAKEVLRVKKVAKDQ
- a CDS encoding NAD(P)/FAD-dependent oxidoreductase, encoding MNLQSGKLYWETTFPHPPTYPKLEENIQCDVLIIGSGISGAQCAYHLADTDLKVVVVDKRKSGKGSTSTNTALIQYLGEKMLSELSNSFGEENAVRHFKLCEKAIKELEQASSILPIDSDFIRRDSLYYASEADHVKTLEKEYELLKKHGFDVEYWTEDTIKEHYPFQKSAAILFKNDAELNPIKLTYGMLEYAKMKGVQVFEDTEVSGKKVDQDGVTVFTKKQHQIKAKHVIIAAGYETLEIKKEKNAFYGSSYAAITNRVDDLSEWHNRTLIWESARPYVYMRTTADNRIIIGGLDDTTHFSEDRDAKIIAKKNKLIEEFNKLFPNIHVKAEYYLGAFYGTTHDGLPIIGMYEDEPNCYYFYGYGDNGSVYSMVLSKIIKQMITKETNENVDLYLQTRPVVH
- a CDS encoding TAXI family TRAP transporter solute-binding subunit — protein: MKGKSIFYLLLTLLMVVMSACGNESASTNDTGASKGSSIVFGTGGTSGAYYAIGGSLKPIFEESDLIDNVTVESTGASVANIQNIEDGLNQVAIVMSDVAYDAINGEGQFNGNEIQVQALAGMYQNVVQIVALSDSGINSIEDLKGKRVGVGKVGSGVEQSAQKVLEAAGLTYEDLGKVTHTGYADSVQEMKNGTLDAAFFTSGVPNSNVTDLMLQNDVTFVEIKGEVADKLMEKYPFYKPFVIEEGDESKYDLDQKVETVGIQNMLIASKDLDEEVAYELTKKFYEYLGSDAVAVASLKDISREDIAKDLIAPLHQGAEKYYKENGLLE
- a CDS encoding DUF1850 domain-containing protein encodes the protein MGNSFKLLGGILVFLMGFLPQNVLILSNSNGVLLYKPTITQHEVSMKWLHSVEKEEWEETYSVTEDELVLKSTRFKTFGAGVPDQTEKEMLVQDGWVLLEDMYVSMGKVIHFRTGKETQHVMTIKQCDFFLLPQESYQLEVKHVAIYKMLYQYFNHLREVKGIEEVKSCGRT